The Salvelinus alpinus chromosome 21, SLU_Salpinus.1, whole genome shotgun sequence genome has a segment encoding these proteins:
- the LOC139548135 gene encoding RNA-binding protein 7-like, whose product MGVADETDRTLFVGNLDPKVTEELLFELFLQAGPLFKVKIPKDNDGKQKAFGFVCFKHEVSVPYGMNLLNGETLFGRTLKVQFRAGSSHINSPGHSQNQSPVNTPNPHGAVGRFDKSLDQMGSPSFSPSQHIQRSVSSPDSLQRQAMINNMWQVQMQQLQGVNGGFPAGLLGQPPPQQLQPQSGGGGGSWQLDSSSQRGNRQGYQQDSSSHYGRDQRYPGGSDDTGSNRHHRSQRDDQRGEHYNHDDRSGSSGGNRSRDDRWRDGSRDGRWRRY is encoded by the exons ATGGGAGTAGCGGATGAAACAGACAGGACTCTCTTTGTTGGAAATTTGGATCCAAAAGTGACGGAGGAACTTTTATTCGAGCTATTTTTACAG GCAGGACCTCTGTTCAAAGTGAAAATCCCAAAAGACAATGATGGAAAACAGAAAGCGTTTGGATTTGTCTGTTTCAAACATGAGGTGTCCGTACCCTATGGCATGAACCTGCTCAATGGGGAAACTCTATTCGGGAGGACTCTCAAAGTACAGTTCAGAGCAG GAAGCAGTCACATTAACAGTCCAGGGCACTCTCAGAATCAAAGCCCTGTGAATACTCCCAATCCACATGGGGCTGTGGGCAG GTTTGACAAGAGCCTAGACCAGATGGGTTCACCATCATTTTCACCCTCTCAGCACATCCAGAGGTCCGTCTCCTCTCCTGATAGTCTGCAGAGACAGGCCATG ATTAACAACATGTGGCAGGTCCAGATGCAGCAGCTCCAGGGGGTGAATGGAGGCTTCCCAGCTGGTCTTCTGGGGCAGCCACCACCACAACAGCTACAGCCAcagagtggtggaggtggtgggtcctggcaactggacagCTCCTCACAGCGAGGCAACAGGCAGGGGTACCAGCAGGACAGCAGCAGCCACTACGGCAGGGACCAGCGGTACCCAGGAGGCTCTGATGACACCGGCTCCAACCGCCACCACCGCAGCCAGCGAGATGACCAGCGAGGTGAACACTATAACCATGACGACAGGAGCGGGAGCAGTGGAGGCAACCGTAGCAGAGATGACAGGTGGAGGGACGGCTCCAGAGATGGCCGGTGGAGACGATACTGA
- the LOC139548136 gene encoding homeobox protein BarH-like 2, with product MHCQAELRLSSSGQLKAARRRYKTFMIDEILSKETCDYFEKLSLYSVCPSLIVRPKPLHSCSGSSSLRGYPLLSVITRQPPNMPPHLSQPSSPGQVPHLPLLSPQHHSRVSEASHSETPVSISSESDTEHSTTRLKKPRRSRTIFTELQLMGLEKKFQKQKYLSTPDRLDLAQSLGLTQLQVKTWYQNRRMKWKKMVLKGGQEAPTKPKGRPKKNSIPTTEEIEAEERLARLAEDERMRMAAEEALADREAPQSEPQDLSNVAGATETYNPTAVSEGREQQEQSLPMQSETHAAS from the exons ATGCACTGTCAAGCCGAGTTGAGACTCTCCTCCTCCGGGCAGCTGAAAGCAGCCAGGCGTCGCTACAAGACTTTTATGATTGACGAAATTCTTTCCAAGGAAACATGTGATTACTTTGAGAAACTTTCTCTTTACTCTGTATGCCCTTCACTCATCGTTAGGCCTAAACCTCTGCACTCATGTTCGG GATCCTCCTCACTGCGGGGCTACCCCCTTCTCTCAGTAATCACGCGGCAGCCCCCCAACATGCCCCCTCACCTCTCCCAGCCCTCATCTCCCGGCCAGGTTCCCCACCTTCCCCTGCTCTCCCCCCAGCACCACTCCCGGGTCTCCGAGGCCTCCCACAGCGAGACACCTGTCAGCATCAGCAGCGAGTCAGACACGGAGCACAGCACCACCCGACTGAAGAAACCCAGACGCAGCCGCACCATCTTCACTGAGCTGCAGCTCATGGGCCTGGAGAAGAAGTTCCAGAAACAGAAGTACCTCTCCACCCCTGATAG ACTAGACCTGGCCCAATCCCTAGGCCTTACACAGCTTCAGGTGAAGACCTGGTACCAGAACAGAAGGATGAAGTGGAAGAAAATG GTGCTGAAGGGAGGACAGGAGGCCCCCACCAAGCCCAAGGGCAGGCCTAAGAAGAACTCCATCCCCACCACCGAGGAGATCGAGGCAGAGGAAAGGCTGGCCAGGCTGGCTGAGGACGAGAGAATGAGGATGGCAGCCGAAGAGGCTTTGGCCGACAGAGAAGCTCCCCAGTCGGAACCCCAGGACCTCAGCAATGTCGCTGGAGCTACAGAGACCTACAATCCCACGGCGGTGAGCGAGGGTCGAGAGCAGCAAGAGCAGTCACTCCCGATGCAGTCAGAGACACATGCTGCCAGCTAA